The DNA window AACAGGCACAGAAAGCTAAAAGTGGGTGCATCCTGTCAAACAGAGTGCCTTTTACCATTTTTCTGTTTAGACGTGTCAGTGCAACGGCCTCTGTGGTTTCAGCAGGATGTGTTGTTACGCTAACACATACATCACGACCTAAGGTCCACTTGCTGTAAACACCCAAAAACTGTAGTTTTCCACAGGTCTTGTTTATTTCATGCTGCAACTCATGAGCTCAGAAACTTTTTATCCGGAATGCAAAACCATTATTGAAAATGATGTATGATAATCATTATTCAAACAGCAGTAGAGTAAAgagtaaaataacataaattacaaatgttacaTTGCATTCCTGCAACTTAAGAGCAAAGATATTATAATCCTGAACATAAAATACCAAAATCCTGTGTGAATGTATTCATGTTGATATTCCTAATGATCTCTTTCTGGGcccatgtgctgctgttttctgGTTTGCCCTACTGTTATCCACAATGAGCTCACTGCTGGAATCCTAATTCTGTATACTCAAATTATTACTCATCACATCTTTTAAATGAAAAGTGTTTCACAGCATGGGATATGCTAGAAATGACAATCAATCATTACAATGAAAAACACATCATTATTAAACTTGAAAATCAAATGCAACTGGATCAGAGCAGCTTCTGCTTTGATCCTATTTATATAGTATAACAAACCTAATGTAGACCAAACTCCACTTTCAATACTTTTAGATCTGTTTGTAATTCCAAAAAACGTATAATTCCTCTCAGATATCACACTGTATTTTCCACTACAGGCGGCACTAAACGCGTGATTGTGAGTTCCATACAATAGATACTGTGTCACCTTTGGCTGGCCAATCAAACACATTGTTGCCTCTCAAAAGTGGAGCAGCTATCAGTAACCTTCATTTTACACGAGAATCTCACCACAATGGTgtcttcagtgtttttcttctgtcttctgTGTCTGTTATTCGGAAAAATGGGTAAGTTCCATTACTAAGGATTCAGATTTTTGTGTTGTTAGGTTTTTACGTTTAACTGAaagtgcatttgtttttttcttcgttTCCACTACAGTTCAGATGACAGAGTCGCAAATATTCTCATCTGAACATCAAGAGTCTCGTTTCATATCAGCTCAAGTTGGTGGAAAAGtgacattaaaatgtttatatgATGCTCACGTTTCTGCAAGAGTGTTCTGGTTTAAGCAAAATCTGGGACAAAAACCAAAGATTATCTCTCACTTTTTCAAATATAATGTGAACAACTCTTTTAGTGAAGAGCTCAAGAACAACCCACGCTTCACACTGGATACACAAGATGGCAAATATCACTTGACGATCAAAGATTTGCAAGTTTCAGACTCAGCTTCTTACTACTGTGTTCAGTATTCATACACTTTAACCTTTTTagaaaacatcatcatcagtgtAAAAGGTTCAGGTGTGAACATCAAAGCTGTGGTCCAGCAGTCAGCATCTGAGACCATCCAGCCAGGAGGCTCCTTGACTCTGAACTGTACAGTACACACTGGGACCTGTGATGGAGAGCACAGTGTTTACTGGTTCAAAGACTCAGACGAATCCCATCCTGGACTCATTTACACACATTTGGGCAGAAATGATCAGTGTGATAACAAACCCAGCAAACAAACGCACACCTGTGTCTACAGCTTGCCAATGAGTAACCTGAGTGTTTCTCATGCTGGGACCTACTACTGTGCTGTTACCTCATGTGGACGCATACTATTTGGAAATGGGACCAAGCTGGAGCCTAAAGGTGAGTAACCTTTTCTACCTGTTGCTCACTTTATCAATATTTAAAGATATAGACAAGAAAAAGCTCTGTTTTTGGTGTGTTGCAGGCACGTTTAATTCTCAGGGCTTGGTGTACTTTTTGAGCGGAGCTTTGACATTCAGCTCCATCCTCAGTGTTTTACTGGGATACTTGCTGTacaagacaaacaaaagaaacagacaCCAATCGACAGGTAAGTGGAGTCTTTTAGGTTACATCTTAGACCGGTTTTAGCTAAAGTTGGCTTTTCAATTAAATCAAtgtttcacaaacaaaatcTCAAGCAAGATTTTCAAGCGCCGCAACAACAAGTTCGGAGGTGAATATGTTTTTTAATGACTTCTTAAAGCGCTCTTCAACAAACTTTTACAGTCTTCTGTTTTATGGCTATTGTTTACATCTGAAATCATGTTCTTATCTACTTTGTACACATTTTCAACAGGGTTTCCAGCATGCTGACAGCCTTCATTATGCTGCTTTAAGCATTAAAATCCCCAAGAGATCAAgaacacagagaaacaacacCGACGATGAATGTGTTTACTCggctataaaaaaataaagatggacATTTGTAAATCATGTAGTTATTTCTTTGAATCTCCTTGAAATGGCTGCAGTCTTATCTTGTTATATAGATGTTTTTGTAGTTTCATACTGGTTAAATTGGAGCGATTCCCACTTAGGAACTGCATTTGTGATTTCACCTGTATGGCATACTGTAAATGTATGCTCtttctgctgctgtggctcaggtggtagaatGGTTTGTCGGCCAATTGAAAGATTAGTTACCCAGGTATTCCTGTCCACATGCTGAAGCATCCTTCTCCATGACACTGAACCATGAGTTGCCTCCAATGTATCCATCACAGTGTGACAGAGTTACAGAGTGTTAATACTAGAAGAATCCTTAGTGAAGATAAAAGTGTTCTCTGAATATGCTTCATTAAATGTATAAGACTTCTTGTCAGGgggctgggtctctgacccaccatttttgagttattttgtattttgttggtttttttggaTTACTTATGAGATAATGTTAAGTTCTGAGGTTATTATTAGTTCATCTTAGTTGAAGTTTAGTCTAGTTTAGGTTATTGTCAATGTCTCCTTGTTTTTGAGTCTTTTTCCGTTTGCCATGTGTTACCTCCTTGTCTCTGTAGGTTTCCCTTGTGTCTCTCTCCTCTGTgtccctctccctctccgtgTCTCTTGTATCAAGCTTGTGTGTCCTAGTTCATGTCTctccttgtttcctgttttattttgaaagtcttgtttccatgttcattgtgtttaattttgcttcccctgtggcgtcatgattatttgtgccagtgttcagtcccagtttaggtttagtTTCGCCCTTATTTCGCCTCGCCTTGTTGTTCTCTTTTCTTGTATTAGCTGTGATAAAGGGTCGCTTTTTGTTGAAACATCAGGTTATTTCTCCggtgtctgcttttgggtccactCCACAAACACACCAGCGCGCCCGGCTGTGACACTTCTAGAAAGATGCACTTTGAGTGGAAATTACCAGCCCATCTACTTTTTAGTGGGGTGGATTCATTGATAATATTCCACAAATTTCACAAGACAAAAAAGTGGtaattatttttcctttgtgaTTTTCAGGTAATTAACCAGCACATCCATTGATAATCAAATAAATCTATTTCAGTCAGACAACTCAggtttaaattagatttattacAGCAGCAGATGCCCCAAACTAACGACTCCTTACAAAAATGTTTGATATAGAGATTCAAACATGCGATGcaggacagcagcagcactgactGCCAGTTTGTGAGGATGTGTGTGAGGAATTGGCCCGTTTGTGCTTTATCTGGCTTTGTCACACATACGTACTGGAGGACAAATGCCATTCACCTACTCCATCCACAAATAACAGTAAAGTAAATTGACAAAGAAATCAGGCCTTTTAACCATTGGTGTACAGCCTACCTACAGGGGAAACAGAATATTCACTTTTATTATGACTAGGATGAAATACAGCTATTCAAttatttcaatttaattcaattatgACTAAATCATATTTGCTACAAGAGATCCAACTACTTACCTGGGTCAGTTCTGTCATATTGATCATATTACAGGTGTGCTAATTGAAGAGTGAAAAGTGTTTATTCATGTATTGAATAGTAATGCAGAGAAACACTCAAACATTTTGTCATGGTCTGGGTGGGTACCTGCAGGTCTCTAACGGCGACTCCTCCTCCTTTGGGCGGAGTTCGGTTGCTCCTCCCTGGCTGACCACCTGTGAGCAATTATTCCAGCAGTATATCAGACCTGCGCACTCAACTGTTCATCGCCTGAGTATCTGCTATCCCCATGTTAGTCAAGTGGAGCATTATTGCTCTGTCCAGAACCCGTGTGATGACTTACCTGTTCTTCTTGTTCTCAGAGGTAGCACCTGGAGTGGAGGTCTTGTCTCCCTCATTCTCGCTTTCCTGGACCTGGGCCGCTTGCTGCTGATACGACGTTGCCTGCCGGCCCACCACTCACTTGCCTGCCTCCCCACGTCTTGACCGCTTCCGGGCCTTCCGCCCCACCTGTCTCCTCCACCTGAAACCAAGTAAGGCAACTTAGTTTAACTGTGGAGGATCGTTGGTTTTCTGCTGGATCCCACTGACCGTGATCTCCTCTCATTCCAATGCCCCGGCCCCTACGTAGTCCTGTTTCCACCtccctgctgcctctgctgttcAGCTGTCTCCTAGAGGTGTCTAGGTCACCCTTAGTTATCTTAGATTATCCTACGCGCCactcgtttttgttttgcttgtgtTTGCCTGGGGGCGGAAATATATCCTTTGTTCCCTTACCGTCTCGCTTCGGGTTGGTTTCTGCACCTGTGTCCATCTCTGTTCCCTCGTGCCACTGGGCTGTGACACATTTAgtctaaagagcttggaaagaaaagcgtctggactttaaGTTGCCTGAatatgtttcacctctcattcaagaaggttcttcagttctagggtcaattGGTGGCGAGTGCCAGATTAAAGCTCTCTaactaatcacatgagccaaggtgtgaaaacggatataggtcacaatcagccaaggctTCCGGTGAACCCGCTGTGAAGCCTAGTCCAACCCTATCATGTcatttcctgaggtcaaaaggcctgggatgtgagtgggtgttaaggcgtcTAGGAAGGGATCTTATAACTGGTTTATAGATGGCAGAcggttggtgtcgtaaaccactacctctgttcaaagatggtcgttgACAGTGGATATTGATGGCCTCCAGATGTTTCCACTCAGCCCAGCACTCAGAGAAAAccagtgtgtgtggtgtgtataTCTATTCGTGTCTATTGTGAAAGTATATCTATcagaaaactgtcctcagacGACCCTCCTATTCttactaagtgtgtgtgtacacatgcaTGTGTTATATAAGAGCGTGCATGTACTTTAAAGGCCTGTGTACGTGCAGAACTGAACATAGAACTAAGGCAGGGTCCAGCAGGACCCACAGGCTTCTGAGTGGTTACAGAACTGTGAAACAGCTTTAAGCAAATAACATGAATAGTACAGAACAACAATAGACTAATTAAAGTACTGATAATCTGTGTAGATTAATGTTAACATAGATGTGGTTCAAAGATTATTCTGTCAACTGGTtcaacaatggtaaatgattaatgattGATACTTCTGATTATAACTGTGAtcataagaatacaaaataaaatatctcctggtCACACTTCTTTCACTCCTTTCAAGCCAAGTCCATACACTTTTCTTTCGAAGCTCCATAGACTACGACGACCTGGAtcactgagaaccttcacagacacttaaACATATAGCAGTTCTAGAAGTGCAgggatgttttttttgtaagcCAGTGACCATATTTGCAAAAGACAGTGGTGCCATGTTACAAGCTTGGTTAGTAATTGATAAACTTGTGGCAGAGGTGTGGTCTCTAGCTCCGCTGCAGAGCAGAGGTGTTGCAGTGGGCTCAGGGGCTGTGCCAGGTACGCTGATGGGGCAGGTGGAGATAATTGTGTTAGCAAGGCCTCCTTCCTTTTAGTGAAGCTGGCGACCTGAGATGAAGGTATGTCGAGTGTTTAGTCAGCTGCAAAGCTGACTGCCAGGAAAAGATATTTGTGCCCAACCACAAAGGAACATTTCTGtgcactaaataaaaaaaacccaaaacagtcACCTGAATGCTGTGTGGGGTCCAGTTCTTTCTCAAAACTGTCAGGGTAAAATGCACAGATAGCTAAACAACAGGGAAATAGAAATAGAATGTACATCATCATCAACTAGTGTACCACACAGcagatcactttttttttttttttttttttttttttttttttatcatcagataattaaaaaatagaaagggagaagagtaaaaaaaataaaacggtCACCAAAATCCCCCAGCAACACAGTTTGTAGAAGTTTAATTCAGCAACTCTAATTAGTGGAAGTGAGGCCTGTAGACAGTGAATAATTTTTTGTCAGAAGTGTCACTTACTAAGGTTACTGCATTGAAATGTAATGTACTGAGCACTTATTGgtcaaaaaaattataattaaaGATACAGTACACCCAGTCAAATCCATAACCACAGAGACTCAAATACCATGATCCAACTAGTAACACTATCTCCAGATGGTCTTTTTAACACATATGTGGTGGGGCGTTCCATGCGATGCCGTGCAGGGAAGGCGGATGCACCGGCACTGCATCTGCAATCATGACTTAAATATTGTACTGGGTcccatgtttgttgttgttggtgataTGTACGACTGGCAGCGGGAGAGCTCCACACAGTGAGGTAGCAGAGCGTGTTGTTGATAAATTTCAGGCTACTTGGAACCTcattaagatccaaccatgaaaaatatgattttttgccatttttcaagtggtcttaaacttttgattgggACTGTACATTGATCCTTTCGGCAGGGCTCAGATGCTGACAACACAGGGCCTCTTACCATTTTTCTGTTTAGATCGGGCTTTTCAGGCACTGGCACctaggctgtggaactctctgccattgtctttacgctgtctagactctactgactcctttaaaaagcagc is part of the Maylandia zebra isolate NMK-2024a linkage group LG3, Mzebra_GT3a, whole genome shotgun sequence genome and encodes:
- the LOC101472524 gene encoding immunoglobulin kappa light chain-like, whose translation is MVSSVFFFCLLCLLFGKMVQMTESQIFSSEHQESRFISAQVGGKVTLKCLYDAHVSARVFWFKQNLGQKPKIISHFFKYNVNNSFSEELKNNPRFTLDTQDGKYHLTIKDLQVSDSASYYCVQYSYTLTFLENIIISVKGSGVNIKAVVQQSASETIQPGGSLTLNCTVHTGTCDGEHSVYWFKDSDESHPGLIYTHLGRNDQCDNKPSKQTHTCVYSLPMSNLSVSHAGTYYCAVTSCGRILFGNGTKLEPKGTFNSQGLVYFLSGALTFSSILSVLLGYLLYKTNKRNRHQSTARFSSAATTSSEGFQHADSLHYAALSIKIPKRSRTQRNNTDDECVYSAIKK